In a single window of the Halobacteriovorax sp. DA5 genome:
- a CDS encoding methyltransferase: MNYQQLFFNLATILRPYTKLWQREVLQAWRTGEIDELYPEEFLTPLKKLTHEELYEMDCLRDYSKLEDGPLKTLLCSLRENEVYETVDEELIRGVDELPSWAFNKVKGKKQDEILIIANFLKKLRNKEGDFKHTVDIGGGVGHLSRTLAHYFGMEMISLDINSEFQEIGKNRLKKYPRPDLAKDVNFINHDFSIDLDGDENARIFCNDSFSLGLHTCGSLAVKHMQVASRNQTRGLLNFGCCYNKLEPSKHINISNYAKEIGPLELESNSLTLATRGHQSMSLEEFEQKKKVKNYRYCLQIYIDSVLGSDIDVISIGDAHKRLYAKSFSEYAISKLTENNIPINLTAQQLDELYAKNQELLEKLFFANIVRWQFGRALELYLLYDRAIMLQERGKEAKLMAFFNEVESPRNIGIWYHERKQS, translated from the coding sequence TTTAAGGCCATACACTAAGCTATGGCAAAGAGAAGTTCTCCAAGCATGGCGCACTGGAGAAATCGACGAGCTGTATCCTGAAGAATTCCTCACACCTCTAAAAAAGCTTACTCACGAAGAGCTCTATGAGATGGACTGTCTTCGTGATTACTCGAAATTAGAAGATGGCCCCTTAAAAACTTTACTATGCTCTCTTAGAGAAAATGAAGTTTATGAAACGGTGGATGAAGAACTCATTCGCGGCGTAGATGAGCTTCCGAGTTGGGCATTTAATAAGGTTAAGGGAAAGAAGCAAGACGAAATTTTAATCATTGCAAATTTTCTTAAGAAACTTAGAAATAAGGAAGGCGATTTTAAGCATACTGTTGATATTGGTGGCGGTGTTGGTCATCTTTCGCGCACCCTTGCCCACTACTTTGGTATGGAAATGATTAGTCTTGATATTAATAGTGAATTTCAAGAAATTGGAAAAAATCGTTTAAAAAAATATCCAAGGCCAGATCTGGCAAAAGACGTAAACTTCATCAATCATGATTTTAGTATTGATCTTGATGGAGATGAGAATGCGCGTATTTTTTGTAATGATTCTTTCTCCCTAGGACTTCACACTTGTGGCTCTCTTGCGGTTAAGCATATGCAGGTGGCAAGTAGAAATCAAACACGTGGACTTTTAAATTTTGGTTGTTGCTATAATAAACTTGAACCAAGTAAGCATATTAATATTTCAAATTATGCAAAAGAAATTGGGCCACTAGAGCTTGAGAGTAATAGCTTAACTTTGGCAACTCGCGGCCATCAAAGTATGAGTCTCGAAGAATTCGAGCAAAAGAAAAAAGTTAAGAACTATCGCTATTGCCTTCAAATCTACATTGATAGTGTACTAGGAAGTGATATTGATGTGATCTCAATTGGTGATGCTCATAAAAGACTCTATGCTAAATCCTTTAGTGAATACGCTATTTCAAAGCTAACAGAAAACAATATTCCAATTAATTTAACAGCACAGCAACTTGATGAACTCTATGCAAAAAATCAAGAGTTATTAGAAAAGCTCTTCTTTGCCAATATTGTTCGCTGGCAGTTTGGCCGTGCTCTTGAGCTTTACCTTCTCTATGATCGTGCTATCATGTTACAAGAGCGAGGCAAAGAAGCAAAACTTATGGCATTCTTCAATGAAGTAGAGTCCCCTCGAAATATTGGAATTTGGTATCATGAACGTAAGCAATCATAG
- a CDS encoding SDR family oxidoreductase, whose product MNVSNHRDKKTVLITGATTGMGKAFADYFASLGYDLYLHGRNLTLLDQNAKEYREKYQVNCEIIIKDLCESEACEYVISKIKEPLSYLVNNAGFGVAGKYPETDIEKQVSMQRVHVEVPMRLSHHFLQQKEELKIINIASLYAFFPVPRQSVYAASKSMIHSFSLALGRDLSGTNKQVISVCPGLVYTQFRINQGKAEKQHFSGISSEQVVNETIGALSKNKFYIVPGFLNKIFKTLLTTIPHTLTLRIIERVNTGRGY is encoded by the coding sequence ATGAACGTAAGCAATCATAGAGATAAAAAGACAGTACTTATCACGGGCGCAACAACAGGTATGGGTAAGGCCTTTGCTGACTATTTTGCCTCTCTTGGATACGACCTCTATCTTCATGGCCGAAACCTTACTCTTCTCGATCAAAATGCAAAAGAGTACCGAGAGAAATACCAAGTAAATTGTGAGATCATTATTAAGGATCTGTGCGAAAGTGAAGCTTGTGAATACGTAATCTCTAAGATCAAAGAACCTTTGTCATACCTTGTTAATAATGCAGGCTTTGGAGTAGCTGGAAAATATCCTGAAACAGATATTGAAAAACAAGTAAGCATGCAAAGAGTACATGTCGAAGTACCAATGCGCTTAAGCCATCACTTTTTACAGCAAAAAGAAGAACTTAAAATAATCAATATCGCTTCACTCTATGCCTTCTTCCCTGTTCCAAGACAGAGTGTCTATGCGGCCTCAAAGAGCATGATTCATTCATTTAGCTTGGCCCTAGGAAGAGATCTTAGCGGGACAAACAAACAAGTTATTTCAGTTTGCCCTGGACTTGTTTACACTCAATTTCGAATTAACCAAGGCAAGGCCGAAAAGCAGCACTTCAGTGGTATTTCATCAGAGCAAGTGGTGAATGAGACGATAGGCGCACTTAGCAAAAATAAATTTTATATTGTCCCAGGTTTTCTAAACAAAATCTTCAAAACCCTATTAACTACTATACCTCACACACTTACACTGAGAATAATTGAGCGCGTCAACACAGGGCGTGGTTACTAA